From Arthrobacter sp. FW306-2-2C-D06B, a single genomic window includes:
- a CDS encoding S-(hydroxymethyl)mycothiol dehydrogenase → MVYKVRAVIAKEKNAPVSVETILVPDPGPGEALVDILTCGVCHTDLHYKQGGITDDFPILLGHEATGVVSAVGPDVTEVAPGDRVILNWRAVCGECRACAKGQPQYCFNTHNATQKMTLEDGTELVPALGIGAFAEKTLVAAGQCTKVDDDVDPAAVGLLGCGVMAGIGAAINTGEVKRGESVAVIGCGGVGIAAIAGAKLAGATTIIAVDIDANKIGMARSLGATHGINSSQEDPIEAIRALTGGNGADVVIDAVGRPETYKQAFYARDLAGRVVLVGVPTPDMKLELPLLDLFGRGGSLKSSWYGDCLPSRDFPMLVAHYKQGNLDLDAFVSERITIDQVEEAFAKMHEGKVLRSVVEIG, encoded by the coding sequence ATGGTCTACAAAGTACGGGCGGTCATCGCCAAGGAAAAGAACGCCCCGGTCTCGGTGGAGACCATTCTGGTGCCGGACCCCGGCCCGGGCGAGGCGCTGGTGGACATCCTCACCTGCGGCGTCTGCCACACCGACCTGCACTACAAGCAGGGCGGCATCACCGATGATTTCCCCATCCTGCTCGGCCACGAGGCCACCGGTGTGGTGAGCGCGGTCGGGCCGGACGTTACCGAAGTGGCGCCAGGGGACCGGGTGATCCTGAACTGGCGTGCCGTGTGCGGGGAATGCCGGGCATGCGCCAAGGGCCAGCCGCAGTACTGCTTCAACACGCACAACGCCACCCAGAAGATGACCCTGGAGGACGGCACGGAACTTGTACCGGCCCTGGGGATCGGCGCCTTCGCCGAGAAGACCCTCGTGGCCGCCGGGCAATGCACCAAAGTGGACGACGACGTCGATCCCGCCGCGGTCGGGCTGCTCGGCTGTGGTGTGATGGCAGGCATCGGTGCCGCCATCAACACCGGTGAGGTCAAGCGGGGCGAGTCCGTGGCCGTCATCGGCTGCGGCGGCGTCGGCATCGCCGCCATTGCCGGGGCAAAGCTCGCTGGCGCCACCACGATCATCGCCGTGGACATCGACGCCAACAAAATAGGGATGGCCAGGTCCCTGGGAGCCACGCACGGTATCAACTCCAGCCAGGAGGACCCCATCGAAGCCATCCGGGCGCTGACCGGCGGCAACGGTGCCGATGTGGTGATCGACGCCGTCGGACGTCCCGAAACGTACAAGCAGGCCTTCTACGCGCGCGACCTCGCCGGCCGCGTGGTGCTGGTGGGCGTCCCGACGCCGGACATGAAACTCGAATTGCCCCTGCTCGACCTCTTTGGCCGCGGCGGTTCGCTGAAGTCCTCCTGGTACGGGGACTGCCTGCCTTCCCGCGATTTCCCGATGCTGGTGGCGCACTACAAGCAAGGCAACCTTGACCTGGACGCGTTCGTCTCCGAACGGATCACCATCGACCAAGTGGAAGAAGCCTTCGCCAAGATGCACGAGGGCAAAGTGCTCCGCTCGGTGGTGGAAATCGGATGA
- a CDS encoding MBL fold metallo-hydrolase codes for MNATIENLVTSGTFSLDGGTWDVDNNVWIIGNDDECVIIDSPHDATAIIEQVRGRKVRAILLTHAHNDHIGAALDVAKAVNAPIHLHPADLVLWEQVYPDARPDRHIADGDIFDVAGTALRAIHTPGHSPGSTCFYLESEGTVFTGDTLFNGGPGATGRSFSDHPTILASIRERLLTLPAETVVRTGHGADTTIKAEGDNLSQAALDRQADGV; via the coding sequence ATGAACGCCACCATCGAAAACCTCGTCACCTCGGGCACGTTTTCGCTCGACGGCGGCACGTGGGATGTGGACAACAATGTCTGGATTATCGGCAATGACGACGAGTGCGTGATCATCGATTCACCGCACGACGCGACGGCGATCATCGAGCAGGTCCGCGGGCGAAAGGTGCGCGCCATCCTGCTCACCCATGCTCACAACGACCACATCGGGGCAGCGCTCGACGTGGCGAAGGCCGTGAACGCGCCGATCCACCTGCACCCCGCAGACCTGGTTCTATGGGAGCAGGTGTATCCGGATGCCCGGCCGGACCGTCACATTGCGGACGGCGACATCTTCGACGTGGCGGGCACGGCCCTGCGTGCCATCCATACGCCGGGCCACTCGCCTGGTTCCACGTGCTTCTACCTGGAAAGCGAAGGAACGGTCTTCACGGGCGACACCCTCTTCAACGGCGGTCCGGGCGCGACGGGCAGGTCGTTCAGCGACCACCCAACCATCCTGGCCTCGATCCGGGAACGTCTTCTGACGCTTCCGGCGGAAACCGTGGTCCGGACGGGGCATGGCGCGGACACCACCATCAAAGCCGAGGGGGACAACCTCTCCCAGGCAGCGTTGGATCGCCAGGCCGACGGCGTTTAG